In a single window of the Coffea eugenioides isolate CCC68of chromosome 3, Ceug_1.0, whole genome shotgun sequence genome:
- the LOC113765558 gene encoding transcription factor bHLH148-like: MASTAVSNPAANNSDRSLLRRKKKKKIPNQNQNLRNQAQAAQTEWKSDTQQQAYSSKLLQALRRVRITGGAAPKGGRAVREAADRVLAVAAKGRTRWSRAILTNRIKLKFMKNSASHKRQRVTVTTGNSRRQKKPRVSILRLKTKNLPAFQRKASVLGRLVPGCRKQPLPVILEEATDYIAALEMQVRAMTALTQLLSGASSSSSSSSASSSSSSSVNALNQLGSSRHPPAS, translated from the coding sequence ATGGCGTCAACGGCGGTGTCCAATCCGGCAGCAAATAACTCCGACAGATCACTTCTgaggagaaaaaagaagaagaaaattccGAATCAGAACCAAAACCTCAGAAATCAAGCTCAAGCCGCTCAAACTGAATGGAAATCAGATACTCAACAGCAAGCTTACTCTTCCAAGCTTCTCCAAGCTCTCCGCCGAGTCCGAATCACCGGCGGCGCTGCTCCGAAGGGCGGCAGAGCAGTGCGGGAAGCTGCGGATAGAGTGCTGGCGGTGGCGGCGAAAGGTCGGACGCGATGGAGCAGAGCGATTCTGACCAACAGGATAAAGCTGAAATTTATGAAGAATAGCGCCAGTCACAAGAGGCAGAGAGTGACGGTGACCACCGGGAACAGCCGGAGGCAGAAGAAGCCGAGAGTGTCGATATTGAGGTTGAAGACGAAGAACTTACCGGCGTTTCAGAGGAAGGCGAGTGTTCTCGGCCGGTTAGTTCCCGGTTGCAGGAAGCAGCCTCTGCCGGTAATTTTGGAAGAGGCGACCGATTATATAGCAGCTCTGGAGATGCAAGTTCGGGCCATGACTGCCTTGACTCAATTGCTTTCTGGagcctcctcctcctcctcttcttcttctgcttcttcttcctcttccagCTCTGTTAATGCTCTTAATCAGCTCGGCTCAAGCCGGCATCCTCCGGCTAGCTGA
- the LOC113765174 gene encoding probable prefoldin subunit 3, which yields MASTSASAIEGTVTERRGIPAAAFVEDVQTYLSQSGLDANSALAFFQERLQQYRVVEMKLLAQQRDLQAKIPDIEKCLDVVAALQAKKGTGEALLADFEVSEGIYSRARIEDADSVCLWLGANVMLDYSCEEATALLQKNLENAKASLEVLVADLQFLRDQVTITQVTIARVYNWDVHQRRTRQAIVTTES from the exons ATGGCGTCAACATCAGCATCAGCAATCGAAGGAACTGTGACGGAGAGAAGAGGAATACCAGCGGCCGCCTTCGTAGAGGATGTCCAAACATATTTATCCCAATCGGGCCTGGATGCCAATTCCGCTCTCGCCTTCTTCCAAGAAAG ACTTCAGCAGTACAGGGTAGTTGAGATGAAACTTCTGGCTCAGCAGAGAGACCTTCAG GCAAAAATTCCCGACATTGAGAAGTGCTTAGATGTAGTTGCGGCCCTGCAAGCTAAGAAGGGTACTGGTGAG GCTCTACTAGCTGATTTTGAAGTGTCAGAGGGCATTTATTCCCGTGCTCGCATTGAAGATGCTGATTCTGTTTGCCTATGGCTTGGAGCCAATGTCATGCTTGACTATTCATGTGAAGAG GCTACTGCTcttcttcaaaaaaatttagaGAATGCTAAAGCAAGTTTAGAAGTTCTTGTGGCCGATCTACAGTTTCTAAGGGATCAAGTTACCATTACGCAG GTAACAATTGCTCGTGTATATAACTGGGACGTACATCAACGAAGAACACGACAAGCTATCGTGACCACAGAATCATAA